One Orrella dioscoreae genomic window carries:
- a CDS encoding short chain dehydrogenase yields MKVLVVGASGLIGKAVVQDLERDHEVIQASHRRSTLSVDIKDAHSVQALFESVGKVDAIIATTGNVHFGALQTLRAEDFAQGLLDKLLGQVRLTLIGQHYLNEGGSITLTTGILSDEPIRDGTNAAAVNAGLEGFVRAAALALSGRRINVVSPTVLTEALEHYANSFPGFDSVPAWKVAAAYRRSVEGIQTGRVYRVGWVRDAR; encoded by the coding sequence ATGAAGGTACTCGTCGTCGGCGCCAGCGGACTGATCGGGAAGGCGGTAGTCCAAGACCTGGAAAGGGATCACGAGGTGATCCAGGCCAGTCATCGCCGAAGCACGTTGTCCGTCGACATCAAGGATGCGCACAGCGTGCAAGCGCTGTTCGAATCGGTAGGGAAGGTGGATGCGATCATCGCCACCACGGGAAACGTCCACTTCGGCGCGCTGCAAACCCTGCGCGCGGAAGACTTCGCACAAGGCCTGCTGGACAAGCTGCTGGGCCAGGTGCGGTTGACGCTGATCGGCCAGCATTATCTGAACGAAGGAGGTTCGATTACGCTGACCACCGGCATCCTCTCGGATGAGCCTATCCGGGACGGCACCAACGCCGCAGCGGTCAACGCCGGTCTGGAGGGATTTGTGCGCGCAGCGGCGCTGGCGTTGTCAGGCCGGCGTATCAACGTCGTCAGTCCTACCGTCCTGACGGAGGCCTTGGAACACTATGCCAACAGTTTTCCCGGTTTCGACAGCGTGCCAGCGTGGAAAGTGGCTGCGGCTTATCGCCGAAGCGTCGAGGGAATACAGACTGGCAGGGTCTATCGCGTCGGCTGGGTGCGCGACGCGCGATGA
- a CDS encoding cold-shock protein: MAQTGKVKWFNAEKGFGFITPDAGGTDVFAHFSAIQGRGYRSLNEGQAVEFEVKDGPKGPQAEDIRPL; encoded by the coding sequence ATGGCTCAAACGGGCAAAGTTAAGTGGTTCAACGCCGAGAAGGGTTTCGGTTTCATTACCCCCGACGCGGGCGGCACTGACGTCTTCGCGCACTTCTCGGCCATCCAGGGCCGTGGCTACCGCAGCCTGAACGAAGGCCAGGCCGTCGAATTCGAAGTGAAGGATGGCCCCAAGGGCCCTCAAGCTGAGGACATCCGTCCTCTGTAA
- a CDS encoding AbrB family transcriptional regulator, with the protein MMPLRLFAGFLIALAGALLAVHLDLPLPWMLGPLLATAATRIRGMQTVCPAPLRNAGQWVIGTSLGLYFTPQVVGHVVDHAPAIVAGMVFPVLLCGLGAILMQRFAKVDFQTAWFSCAIGGASEMTTLAERHGANLERVATAHSVRILLVVMIVPFLFQAWGVAGLDPSLPGTARVDPPGLFLLVALTCASAFLFAWRKLPAPWILGPLAVAMGLTTQDVSLSALPAVVTAGGQLLIGWSLGDRYRPGFFRGAPSLVLTAALYTVLSLLLAAGFACLLVLFTDVPLPTLILGTTPGGIAEMAITAKVLQLGVPVVTAFHVTRMVFVVLVTGPLYRLVSRKKSAEKP; encoded by the coding sequence ATGATGCCCTTGCGCCTTTTTGCCGGATTCCTGATTGCGTTGGCCGGCGCGCTGCTCGCCGTGCACCTGGACCTGCCGTTGCCGTGGATGCTGGGCCCCTTGCTGGCGACCGCGGCCACGCGCATCCGCGGCATGCAGACGGTCTGCCCTGCCCCGCTGCGCAACGCGGGCCAATGGGTCATCGGGACGTCCCTGGGCCTGTATTTCACGCCACAGGTCGTGGGACATGTCGTGGACCATGCGCCGGCCATCGTGGCGGGCATGGTGTTTCCGGTGCTGCTGTGCGGCCTGGGCGCCATCCTGATGCAGCGCTTCGCCAAGGTGGATTTCCAGACCGCCTGGTTCTCCTGTGCGATAGGCGGCGCCAGCGAGATGACGACCCTGGCCGAGCGCCATGGCGCGAACCTCGAACGCGTCGCCACGGCACACAGCGTGCGCATTCTGCTCGTGGTTATGATCGTGCCCTTCCTGTTCCAGGCCTGGGGCGTGGCGGGCCTGGATCCCTCCTTGCCGGGCACTGCACGGGTGGACCCGCCGGGATTGTTCCTGCTGGTCGCATTGACGTGCGCCAGCGCATTCCTGTTCGCCTGGCGCAAGCTGCCTGCGCCCTGGATACTTGGGCCGCTGGCCGTGGCCATGGGGCTCACCACGCAGGACGTGTCGCTGTCGGCGCTTCCCGCCGTGGTGACGGCAGGCGGGCAACTGCTCATCGGCTGGTCCTTGGGCGACCGCTATCGGCCGGGCTTCTTCCGCGGCGCGCCAAGCCTGGTCCTGACGGCGGCGCTCTATACCGTGCTTTCCTTGCTGCTGGCAGCGGGGTTCGCGTGCCTGCTCGTCCTCTTCACGGACGTCCCGCTACCGACGCTGATCCTGGGCACGACACCCGGTGGCATCGCCGAGATGGCGATCACCGCAAAGGTGCTGCAATTGGGCGTGCCGGTCGTCACCGCGTTTCACGTCACGCGGATGGTTTTCGTGGTGCTGGTGACGGGGCCTTTGTATCGTTTGGTTTCGCGCAAAAAGTCCGCGGAAAAGCCTTAA
- a CDS encoding pyridoxal phosphate-dependent aminotransferase: MIESKLPDVGTTIFTVMSKLAADTGAINLGQGFPDFNADPALLDLVSQAMAQGHNQYPYMPGIAPLRAAISDKVASLYGRRYDADSEITVTSGATEALMATVLCAVQAGDEVVVIEPCYDSYLPSIRLAGGVAVPVPLRAPTQADPYYRVDWQKVRDAITPRTRLLMLNFPHNPTGAVLTQADLDTLEDIVRDTRVLLSSDEVYEHIVFDGQPHVSLASRPALAERAFVISSFGKTYHTTGWKIGYCCAPKALSAELRKVHQFMVFTVASPMQHALATYMQDASHAANLPAFYQAKRDRLARGLAATKFKALPCPGTFFMLADYGAISDLPEAEFSRWLTLEHGVAVIPVSAFYRQPAAPASNHQIVRFCFAKQDATLDEAIRRLQSV, from the coding sequence ATGATCGAATCCAAGCTCCCCGACGTCGGCACCACCATCTTCACGGTCATGAGCAAGCTGGCCGCCGACACCGGCGCCATCAACCTGGGCCAGGGCTTTCCTGACTTCAACGCCGACCCCGCACTGCTGGACCTGGTCAGCCAGGCCATGGCGCAAGGCCATAACCAGTATCCCTACATGCCCGGCATCGCGCCGCTGCGCGCGGCGATCTCGGACAAGGTGGCCTCCCTTTATGGACGGCGCTACGACGCGGATAGCGAGATCACGGTGACCAGCGGCGCCACCGAAGCCCTGATGGCGACGGTGCTGTGCGCGGTCCAGGCTGGCGACGAAGTGGTCGTGATCGAACCCTGCTACGACTCCTACCTGCCTTCCATCCGCCTGGCGGGCGGCGTGGCCGTGCCGGTGCCGCTGCGCGCGCCGACGCAAGCCGATCCGTACTACCGCGTCGACTGGCAGAAGGTGCGCGATGCGATCACGCCGCGCACGCGCCTGCTGATGCTGAACTTCCCGCACAACCCCACCGGCGCGGTGCTGACGCAGGCCGACCTGGACACGCTGGAAGACATCGTGCGCGACACGCGCGTGCTGCTCTCGTCGGACGAAGTCTATGAACACATCGTGTTCGATGGCCAGCCGCACGTCAGCCTGGCAAGCCGCCCTGCGCTGGCCGAGCGCGCCTTCGTGATCTCGTCTTTCGGCAAGACGTATCACACCACCGGCTGGAAGATAGGCTATTGCTGCGCCCCCAAGGCCCTGTCGGCCGAGCTGCGCAAGGTGCACCAGTTCATGGTCTTCACGGTGGCCTCGCCGATGCAGCATGCGCTGGCCACCTATATGCAGGATGCCTCGCATGCCGCGAACCTGCCCGCGTTCTACCAGGCCAAGCGCGACCGCCTGGCGCGCGGACTTGCCGCCACGAAATTCAAGGCATTGCCATGCCCTGGCACCTTCTTCATGCTGGCCGACTATGGCGCGATCTCGGACCTGCCCGAGGCCGAATTCTCGCGCTGGCTGACGCTGGAACACGGCGTGGCCGTCATTCCCGTGTCGGCGTTCTATCGCCAGCCTGCCGCCCCCGCTTCCAACCACCAGATCGTGCGCTTCTGCTTCGCCAAGCAGGACGCGACCCTGGACGAGGCCATCCGGCGCCTGCAGTCGGTCTGA
- a CDS encoding tripartite tricarboxylate transporter permease, with protein MSGILDQLALGFGVAFTPMNLLVAALGSFFGTIVGVLPGLGPINGVAMLIPIAFAMNLPPETALILLAAVYVGAEYGGRITSILINVPGEAAAVMTTLDGYPLARQGLASVALSLSAWSSFIGSLIATLGIILLAPLLANWALAFGPAEYFVLMVFAFCALTSLLGDQPVKGVLAAMIGLAISTVGVDANSGVYRYAFDIPHLADGIDFVVVVIGLFAVGEMLQMLEKVLSGHSIEVPVSGRKLFNFKELKFTNGSTLRGGFLGFFLGVLPGAGASVASAVAYANEKRYIEGKDPEAKFGKGDMRGLAAPEAANNSAATGSFIPMLTLGVPGSGTTAVMMGALTLYNITPGPVLFDAQPQLVWGLIASLFVANVMLFVMNVPMVRVFASMLSIPSWLLVPGVLAISFIGVYAINATTFDLVLVVIIGALGYFLRKLNVPMAPMILGVVLGTMMEQNLRRALSITNGEIGILFHSGVAKGLWIAALAVVILPIAYRRLIRKRRGTKAGEQDE; from the coding sequence ATGAGCGGCATTCTCGACCAACTCGCCCTGGGTTTCGGCGTGGCCTTCACGCCCATGAACCTGCTGGTGGCGGCTCTCGGTTCGTTCTTCGGCACCATCGTCGGCGTGCTGCCGGGCCTGGGTCCCATCAATGGCGTGGCCATGCTGATCCCCATCGCCTTCGCGATGAACCTGCCGCCTGAAACCGCGCTGATCCTGCTTGCCGCGGTGTACGTGGGCGCCGAATATGGCGGGCGCATCACGTCCATCCTGATCAACGTGCCCGGCGAGGCAGCGGCGGTCATGACCACGCTCGATGGCTATCCCCTGGCGCGCCAGGGCCTTGCCAGCGTGGCGCTGTCGCTCTCAGCCTGGTCGTCGTTCATCGGCTCGCTGATCGCGACGCTGGGCATCATCCTGTTGGCGCCGTTGCTGGCCAACTGGGCCCTGGCTTTCGGTCCCGCCGAGTACTTCGTGCTGATGGTCTTTGCCTTTTGCGCGCTGACCAGCCTGCTGGGGGATCAACCCGTCAAGGGCGTGTTGGCGGCGATGATCGGTCTTGCCATTTCGACGGTGGGCGTGGATGCGAACTCGGGTGTCTACCGCTATGCCTTCGACATTCCGCACCTGGCTGACGGCATCGATTTCGTGGTGGTGGTGATCGGCCTCTTCGCCGTAGGCGAGATGCTGCAGATGCTGGAGAAGGTGCTGTCTGGCCATTCCATCGAGGTGCCGGTCAGCGGCCGCAAGCTCTTCAACTTCAAGGAATTGAAGTTCACCAACGGCAGCACCTTGCGTGGCGGTTTCCTCGGGTTTTTCCTCGGCGTGTTGCCGGGTGCAGGCGCCAGCGTGGCGTCGGCCGTGGCCTATGCCAACGAAAAGCGCTACATCGAAGGCAAGGACCCCGAAGCGAAGTTCGGCAAGGGTGACATGCGTGGCCTGGCGGCGCCCGAAGCCGCCAACAACAGCGCGGCAACCGGATCGTTCATTCCCATGCTGACGCTGGGCGTGCCGGGCTCGGGCACCACCGCCGTGATGATGGGCGCCCTGACGCTCTACAACATCACGCCGGGTCCGGTGCTGTTCGATGCGCAACCGCAGCTGGTGTGGGGCCTGATCGCGTCGCTCTTCGTCGCCAACGTCATGCTGTTCGTCATGAACGTGCCGATGGTGCGCGTGTTCGCCTCGATGCTGTCCATCCCATCCTGGCTGCTAGTGCCGGGCGTGCTGGCCATCAGCTTCATCGGTGTGTATGCCATCAACGCGACGACGTTCGACCTGGTGCTGGTCGTCATCATCGGCGCGCTGGGCTACTTCCTGCGCAAGCTGAATGTGCCGATGGCGCCGATGATCCTGGGCGTGGTGCTGGGCACGATGATGGAGCAGAACCTGCGCCGTGCCTTGTCCATCACGAACGGCGAAATCGGCATCCTGTTCCACAGCGGCGTGGCCAAGGGCTTGTGGATCGCGGCGTTGGCCGTGGTGATCCTGCCCATTGCGTATCGTCGCCTGATCCGCAAGCGCCGCGGGACGAAGGCGGGCGAGCAGGACGAGTGA
- a CDS encoding tripartite tricarboxylate transporter TctB family protein, with protein sequence MNDRTLGIAALVLAAFLTWHGYDLEAPFAYEPVGPKAFPLLVALIIALCGVRLIIKGGNPAEPNPPGANARIGIMVGLVAGYAFLFQWLGFVIATAAMTILVGRLFGGTWLKSAIGGVVMSVGFFFLFDRALDVVLPTGLLGGLL encoded by the coding sequence CTGAACGACAGGACTCTAGGGATTGCCGCGCTGGTGCTCGCGGCCTTCCTCACGTGGCATGGCTACGACCTGGAAGCGCCCTTCGCCTACGAGCCCGTGGGGCCGAAGGCCTTCCCCTTGCTCGTCGCATTGATCATCGCGCTCTGTGGCGTGCGCCTGATCATCAAGGGCGGCAATCCCGCCGAACCCAACCCGCCCGGGGCCAACGCGCGCATCGGCATCATGGTGGGACTGGTGGCCGGCTATGCCTTCCTTTTCCAGTGGCTGGGTTTCGTGATAGCCACCGCTGCCATGACCATCCTGGTCGGCCGTCTCTTCGGCGGCACCTGGCTCAAGAGCGCGATCGGTGGCGTGGTCATGTCCGTGGGCTTCTTCTTTCTCTTTGACCGTGCGCTGGATGTGGTGCTGCCCACCGGCCTCCTGGGAGGACTGCTATGA
- a CDS encoding Bug family tripartite tricarboxylate transporter substrate binding protein — MTPISFPKARAAVAASLLALGVAAVPAHAEPQRPECIAPAQPGGGFDLTCRLAQSALKESGALKSPLRIVYMPGGIGAVAYNNIVAQRPAEAGSIVAFSGGSLLNLAQGKFGKYGVDDVRWLAAVGTDYGVAVVRNDSPHKDLKSLMEAFKQDPTKIVLGAGGSVGSQDWMKAALTAKAAGVDYKKMRFVAFEGGGEAITALRGGHIQAYMGDAAEAMTMLEGGAPIRVLAVYNDKRLPGKLADIPTAAEQGYDINWPIIRGYYVGPKVSDADYQWWVEAFQKAMASPGFEKLQQQQGLFPMNMVGQELDAYVKERVKAYAQQAESFGLIKK; from the coding sequence ATGACCCCCATTTCCTTCCCGAAGGCCCGCGCGGCCGTGGCTGCCAGCCTGCTGGCCCTGGGCGTGGCTGCCGTGCCCGCGCACGCCGAGCCGCAACGTCCCGAGTGCATTGCGCCCGCCCAGCCTGGCGGCGGCTTCGACCTGACCTGCCGTCTGGCGCAGTCCGCCCTGAAGGAATCCGGCGCGCTGAAAAGCCCGCTGCGCATCGTGTACATGCCCGGCGGCATCGGCGCGGTGGCCTACAACAACATCGTGGCCCAGCGCCCCGCGGAAGCCGGCTCCATCGTCGCGTTCTCGGGCGGCTCGCTGCTGAATCTCGCGCAGGGCAAGTTCGGCAAGTACGGCGTGGACGACGTGCGCTGGCTGGCCGCGGTCGGCACCGATTACGGCGTGGCGGTCGTGCGCAATGACTCGCCGCACAAGGACCTGAAGAGCCTGATGGAGGCCTTCAAGCAGGATCCCACCAAGATCGTGCTGGGCGCTGGCGGTTCGGTCGGCAGCCAGGACTGGATGAAGGCCGCGCTGACCGCCAAGGCGGCTGGCGTCGACTACAAGAAGATGCGTTTCGTGGCGTTCGAAGGGGGTGGCGAAGCCATCACCGCCTTGCGTGGCGGCCACATCCAGGCCTACATGGGCGATGCCGCCGAGGCCATGACCATGCTGGAAGGCGGCGCACCCATCCGCGTGCTGGCCGTCTACAACGACAAGCGCCTGCCGGGCAAGCTGGCCGATATCCCCACCGCCGCCGAACAGGGCTACGACATCAACTGGCCCATCATCCGCGGCTACTACGTCGGCCCCAAGGTCTCGGACGCGGACTACCAGTGGTGGGTCGAAGCCTTCCAGAAAGCCATGGCCTCGCCCGGCTTCGAGAAGCTGCAACAGCAACAGGGCCTGTTCCCCATGAACATGGTGGGCCAGGAGCTGGACGCCTACGTGAAGGAACGCGTCAAGGCCTACGCACAGCAGGCGGAGTCCTTCGGCCTGATCAAGAAGTAA